A window of Natrinema versiforme contains these coding sequences:
- a CDS encoding NifU family protein, with product MSQSEPEQSAEDAVREDVSLFLRRNFPQIEAHGGESAITEVDLEEGRISIALSGACSGCGVSSMTTQAIQQRLPAEIDPIDYVDVSTGFDGMAGGSSGRDVPDDVPF from the coding sequence ATGAGCCAGTCCGAGCCGGAGCAGTCGGCCGAGGACGCCGTCCGGGAAGACGTATCGCTGTTCCTCCGCCGGAACTTCCCCCAGATCGAGGCCCACGGCGGCGAGTCCGCGATCACCGAGGTCGACCTCGAGGAGGGACGCATTTCGATCGCCCTGTCCGGGGCCTGTAGCGGCTGCGGCGTCAGTTCGATGACGACCCAGGCGATCCAGCAGCGGCTGCCCGCCGAGATCGATCCGATCGACTACGTCGATGTCAGCACCGGATTCGACGGGATGGCCGGGGGATCGTCGGGACGCGACGTGCCCGACGACGTGCCGTTCTGA
- a CDS encoding BolA family protein yields the protein MKPADVEEIIESNLEDADATVTHARDEHDEDHLAATVVSPVFEDLPLVQQHQEVYDALGDHMTTDIHALELSTYTPEEYDDLEAE from the coding sequence ATGAAGCCAGCCGACGTCGAGGAGATCATCGAGTCGAACCTCGAGGACGCCGACGCCACGGTCACGCACGCACGCGACGAACACGACGAGGACCACCTCGCCGCGACGGTCGTCTCGCCGGTCTTCGAGGACCTGCCGCTGGTCCAGCAACACCAAGAGGTCTACGACGCTTTGGGCGATCACATGACCACCGACATCCACGCCCTCGAGCTGTCGACGTACACCCCCGAGGAGTACGACGACCTCGAGGCCGAATAG
- a CDS encoding universal stress protein, giving the protein MASSSREPNESTSSSGLAVADAQSTGAETFDRVLVATDGDTDDAVGAVAVAEAARHNGRVETLSVVPMNASVDRWDMVVERREESAEAALDAVGDAAAETDVSVTKRLRYGDPVEEIVRYARHNDVDLVVLGEPNRTGLRRFLSPTSVTEQVRKSVSVPVLTVPADD; this is encoded by the coding sequence ATGGCATCGTCCTCGAGAGAACCGAACGAATCGACCTCGAGTAGCGGTCTTGCGGTTGCAGATGCACAGTCCACCGGCGCAGAGACCTTCGACCGCGTTCTCGTCGCGACCGACGGCGACACCGACGACGCGGTCGGGGCGGTCGCCGTCGCGGAGGCCGCCCGCCACAACGGGCGCGTCGAGACGCTGTCGGTCGTCCCGATGAACGCGTCCGTCGACCGGTGGGATATGGTGGTCGAGCGCCGGGAAGAGAGCGCCGAGGCAGCGCTGGATGCGGTCGGCGACGCGGCCGCCGAAACCGACGTGTCGGTCACGAAACGGCTCCGATACGGCGACCCCGTCGAGGAAATCGTCCGGTACGCGAGACACAATGACGTGGATCTCGTCGTTCTGGGCGAACCGAATCGGACCGGTCTCCGCCGATTTCTCTCGCCGACGAGCGTCACCGAGCAGGTCCGCAAATCGGTGTCGGTCCCCGTGCTCACGGTCCCCGCTGACGACTGA
- a CDS encoding PH domain-containing protein: MESLHPRIRLLWIARGALAAAVLAVALVVLDQWLPTVLPVSISVPPAAIAAVVAVAFVLGVVYAVRLYQVWQFELQDDALYLERGVVTFVETAVPFVRVQHVDTQFGPVERVLGLSSVVVYTAGSRNADVRIPGLTPDRARSLQNTLRELAVESEAEDAV; encoded by the coding sequence ATGGAATCGCTGCATCCCCGCATCCGACTGCTCTGGATCGCCCGCGGCGCGCTCGCCGCGGCCGTTCTCGCCGTCGCCCTCGTCGTTCTCGACCAGTGGCTCCCCACCGTGCTCCCGGTCTCGATCTCCGTGCCGCCGGCGGCGATCGCCGCGGTCGTCGCAGTCGCGTTCGTTCTCGGCGTCGTCTACGCCGTCCGGCTCTATCAGGTCTGGCAGTTCGAACTCCAGGACGACGCCCTCTACCTCGAGCGGGGCGTCGTTACCTTCGTCGAGACCGCGGTCCCGTTCGTGCGAGTCCAGCACGTCGACACCCAGTTTGGTCCCGTCGAGCGCGTGCTCGGCCTCTCGAGCGTCGTCGTCTACACGGCCGGGTCCCGAAACGCCGACGTTCGGATTCCGGGGCTGACGCCGGACCGCGCCCGGAGCCTGCAGAACACGCTCCGCGAACTGGCCGTCGAGAGCGAGGCCGAGGATGCCGTCTGA
- a CDS encoding PH domain-containing protein — protein MNRLHPLSAVSMALQRGLTGFSIPVLLTGLGSGVLGIDSDALLLLVPIGLVAGIGYGLAYYYRFTYGVTADTFDVTSGVLSQRSREIPYGRIQNVDVAQGVLQRVLGLAVVSIETAGGGETEATLRFVSEAEANRLQRDIRRRTAAVKQRRREADSAEAETGAGTGTDTGTDSEPSPDEAARADDTPDSASESGRTPSADRTREETQPARTRRQRLFALEPRELLLYSLSSFRPAAAAGLLFIFAFASGPILDFLVAVAQPFGGPADLDSGSVGSYGILTLISMINGIAVTYVLNAGYTFIAYYGFQLGRADEDFVYERGLFQRYSGSIPADKIQAVTITDNPLQRLLGYAGLWVETAGYGPESSGGSQSAVPLADTARIRRFAENLTGVEPPQFRRPPTLARRRYLVRYSIVAAVIVAIAFGLAQVYTLERWYLAAVVFAAVPPAAHLKYVHLGYFVGEDHLVIRTGFWNRRTTVIPYYRIQTVSTQRSVFQRRLGLASLAVDTASSRTFSWGTPTIYDIDLEDARAVHETSREHLQVALRKRARDDVGLSVDFT, from the coding sequence ATGAATCGCTTACATCCGCTCAGCGCGGTGTCGATGGCGCTTCAGCGTGGGTTGACCGGGTTCTCGATTCCGGTCCTCCTCACGGGTCTCGGTTCCGGCGTGCTCGGCATCGACAGCGATGCGCTGTTACTGCTGGTCCCGATCGGCCTCGTCGCCGGTATCGGCTACGGCCTCGCGTACTACTATCGGTTCACCTACGGGGTCACCGCGGACACCTTCGACGTGACGTCTGGCGTGCTCTCCCAGCGGTCCCGCGAGATCCCCTACGGTCGCATCCAGAACGTCGACGTCGCACAGGGCGTTCTCCAGCGGGTGCTCGGACTCGCCGTCGTCTCGATCGAGACCGCCGGCGGCGGCGAGACCGAGGCGACGCTCAGATTCGTCAGCGAGGCGGAAGCGAACCGACTGCAACGCGATATTCGGCGCCGAACCGCCGCCGTGAAACAGCGCCGGCGCGAGGCGGATTCGGCCGAGGCCGAGACCGGCGCTGGCACTGGCACTGACACCGGTACCGATAGCGAGCCGTCTCCCGATGAGGCGGCTCGTGCCGACGACACGCCGGATTCAGCGTCCGAGTCCGGACGGACGCCGTCCGCGGACCGGACCCGCGAGGAGACCCAGCCCGCCCGTACCCGACGACAGCGGTTGTTCGCCCTCGAGCCGCGGGAACTCCTGTTGTACTCGCTCTCGTCGTTTCGGCCGGCCGCCGCCGCGGGACTTCTCTTCATCTTTGCCTTCGCGAGCGGGCCCATCCTCGACTTCCTCGTCGCCGTCGCCCAGCCGTTCGGCGGCCCGGCGGACCTCGATAGCGGCTCCGTCGGCAGTTACGGCATCCTGACGCTGATCTCGATGATCAACGGGATCGCGGTCACGTACGTCCTCAACGCCGGCTACACGTTCATCGCGTACTACGGCTTCCAGTTAGGGCGGGCCGACGAGGACTTCGTCTACGAACGCGGGCTGTTCCAGCGCTACAGCGGGTCGATCCCCGCCGATAAGATTCAGGCGGTGACGATCACCGACAACCCCCTCCAGCGACTGCTCGGCTACGCCGGCCTCTGGGTCGAGACCGCCGGCTACGGCCCCGAGAGCAGCGGCGGCAGCCAGTCGGCCGTTCCCCTCGCCGACACGGCCCGAATCCGCCGCTTCGCCGAAAACCTCACCGGCGTCGAGCCGCCGCAGTTCCGGCGGCCGCCGACGCTCGCCCGCCGGCGCTATCTCGTCCGCTATTCCATCGTCGCTGCCGTCATCGTCGCGATCGCGTTCGGGCTCGCGCAGGTCTACACCCTCGAGCGCTGGTATCTCGCCGCGGTCGTCTTCGCGGCGGTGCCGCCCGCGGCGCACCTGAAGTACGTCCATCTGGGCTACTTCGTCGGCGAGGACCACCTCGTGATCCGGACCGGGTTCTGGAACCGGCGGACGACCGTGATCCCCTACTACCGGATCCAGACGGTCTCGACGCAGCGGTCGGTCTTCCAGCGGCGACTCGGGCTGGCGTCGCTGGCCGTCGACACCGCCAGCTCACGGACGTTCAGCTGGGGGACGCCGACGATCTACGATATCGACCTCGAGGACGCGCGTGCCGTCCACGAAACCAGTCGGGAGCATCTGCAGGTTGCCCTGCGAAAACGCGCTCGAGACGACGTCGGGCTATCGGTTGATTTCACCTGA
- a CDS encoding DUF4013 domain-containing protein, translated as MDPEGIGRPIEDHRRGGMIADALRYPVNDTFGRAALLRSSVCVVAIAVGLRYAAAFSSSIVALIPALVSFLGVVVLFGTTAFVLGGAEQRSQPSVRAVVRPGLESLALSIVFLVPSIVLLARSLTVTPAALALENGAGLFSLVSSTASLFFFVACAYTYPAAVTANASTGRLRTAVEAETLLPVLTAPAYFLRWIAGFSAVVLAVWLAVTSVRRGDALGLIAAAAAAYLLVASARIVGVGYARAAGSDPTS; from the coding sequence ATGGATCCAGAAGGCATCGGTCGGCCGATCGAGGACCATCGCCGGGGAGGCATGATCGCCGATGCGCTTCGGTACCCAGTTAATGATACGTTCGGACGGGCAGCGCTGCTCAGAAGTAGCGTCTGTGTCGTCGCGATCGCGGTCGGGCTGCGGTACGCGGCGGCGTTCTCGTCGTCGATCGTCGCGCTCATCCCCGCGCTCGTCTCGTTTCTCGGCGTCGTCGTCCTCTTCGGGACGACGGCGTTCGTACTCGGGGGTGCCGAGCAGCGATCGCAGCCGTCCGTCCGGGCGGTCGTCCGGCCCGGTCTCGAGTCGCTCGCGTTGTCGATCGTGTTCCTCGTCCCGTCGATCGTCCTCCTGGCCCGGTCGCTGACCGTGACGCCGGCGGCGCTCGCACTCGAGAACGGCGCGGGCCTGTTCTCGCTCGTCTCGTCGACCGCGTCGCTGTTCTTCTTCGTCGCGTGTGCGTACACGTACCCGGCCGCGGTCACCGCGAACGCCTCGACCGGACGCCTGCGAACGGCCGTCGAGGCCGAGACGTTACTCCCCGTGTTGACCGCCCCGGCGTACTTCCTCCGATGGATCGCCGGCTTCTCGGCCGTCGTTCTCGCGGTGTGGCTCGCCGTCACGTCCGTTCGTCGCGGCGACGCACTGGGGTTGATCGCCGCCGCGGCCGCCGCTTACCTTCTCGTCGCGAGCGCCCGCATCGTCGGCGTCGGCTACGCTCGAGCGGCGGGCAGTGACCCGACGTCGTAG
- a CDS encoding ABC transporter ATP-binding protein yields MAETQLDDVRKVFTENDGNEIVAVNDVSIDIDDGEFLVLVGPSGCGKSTTLRMIAGLETISDGDIRLDDRVINDLPAKERNIAMVFQSYALYPHMTVRENMAFGLEESTDLPDDEIAARVEETAEMMGIDPLLDRKPEELSGGQQQRVALGRAIVREPSVFLMDEPLSNLDAKLRAQMRTELQQLQEQLETTTVYVTHDQTEAMTMGDRIAILNDGELQQVGTPLECYHEPANVFVADFIGEPAMNFFDVTRRDADGDGAVLVDENLEYTVSNDIATAVGDRDDLVLGVRPEDINIERSEGDQRRANGHTVPATVTVVEPTGDENIVYLALDDDENETLIATIDGMTRIDAGERVMVHLPEDAIHVFDAKTNEALHNRRVESNEPRMPNV; encoded by the coding sequence ATGGCAGAAACTCAACTCGACGACGTACGAAAAGTATTCACGGAAAACGACGGCAACGAGATCGTTGCCGTCAACGATGTATCGATCGATATCGATGACGGGGAGTTCCTCGTTCTCGTCGGCCCCTCGGGCTGTGGCAAGTCGACGACGCTGCGGATGATCGCGGGCCTCGAGACGATTTCGGACGGCGATATTCGCCTCGACGACCGGGTGATCAACGACCTGCCGGCGAAAGAACGGAACATCGCGATGGTGTTCCAGTCCTACGCCCTGTACCCGCACATGACCGTTCGGGAGAACATGGCGTTCGGACTCGAGGAGTCCACCGACCTCCCGGACGACGAAATCGCCGCGCGGGTCGAAGAGACCGCCGAAATGATGGGGATCGATCCCCTGCTGGACCGGAAGCCGGAGGAGCTCTCGGGCGGCCAGCAACAGCGAGTCGCGCTCGGTCGCGCGATCGTCCGGGAGCCGTCCGTATTCCTGATGGACGAGCCGCTGTCGAACCTCGACGCCAAGCTCCGGGCCCAGATGCGGACCGAACTCCAGCAGCTCCAAGAGCAACTCGAGACGACGACGGTCTACGTCACCCACGATCAGACGGAAGCGATGACGATGGGCGACCGAATCGCCATCCTCAACGACGGTGAACTGCAGCAGGTCGGGACGCCGCTCGAGTGCTATCACGAGCCCGCGAACGTGTTCGTCGCGGACTTCATCGGGGAGCCGGCGATGAACTTCTTCGACGTGACGCGCCGCGATGCGGACGGCGACGGGGCCGTCCTCGTCGACGAGAACCTCGAGTACACCGTCTCGAACGACATCGCGACGGCGGTCGGCGATCGAGACGACCTCGTCCTCGGCGTGCGTCCGGAAGACATCAATATCGAACGCAGCGAGGGAGACCAACGGCGGGCGAACGGCCACACCGTCCCCGCGACGGTCACCGTGGTCGAACCGACCGGCGACGAGAACATCGTCTATCTCGCACTCGACGACGACGAGAACGAGACGCTCATCGCGACGATCGACGGCATGACCCGGATCGACGCCGGCGAACGCGTGATGGTTCACCTTCCCGAGGACGCGATTCACGTCTTCGATGCGAAAACCAACGAGGCACTCCACAACCGCCGCGTCGAGAGCAACGAGCCGCGAATGCCGAACGTCTGA
- a CDS encoding carbohydrate ABC transporter permease, protein MSEKTVTTEEATATEHATSGISISRVGLYATLIGLVGFYLIPIESGLVTSIKTSTALQETFPFLPPLSASGITVEKWQVAFDFLAPGMVNSMLFTIPSTILCAILGSMAAYGLTLVDWRGQMAVLALFIAGIFVPYQAVIVPLFQFWSQYMQLGARLSFLWGLPLLEPHYATILELIITHTAYGIPIVTLLFRSQYKTMSEEMIEAARLDGASVWRVYRRIVLPLSIPMFAVVFIFQFTQIWNEFLFSLTIIGSTNNPAASATLILSGLGQSMEGTDYPLRMAGAFITALPTLLVYVLFADKFAEGVQT, encoded by the coding sequence ATGAGCGAAAAGACAGTTACTACCGAGGAGGCGACGGCGACGGAGCACGCGACCAGCGGGATTTCGATTAGCCGCGTGGGACTGTACGCGACGCTGATCGGTCTCGTCGGGTTCTACCTGATCCCGATCGAATCCGGACTCGTGACGTCGATCAAAACGTCGACCGCACTCCAAGAGACCTTCCCGTTCCTTCCGCCCCTCTCTGCGAGCGGGATTACGGTCGAGAAGTGGCAGGTCGCGTTCGATTTCCTCGCACCCGGGATGGTGAACAGCATGCTGTTCACCATCCCCTCGACGATCCTGTGTGCGATCCTCGGCAGCATGGCCGCCTACGGGCTGACGCTCGTCGACTGGCGCGGTCAGATGGCCGTGCTGGCGCTGTTCATCGCGGGCATTTTCGTCCCGTACCAGGCGGTGATCGTTCCGCTCTTCCAGTTCTGGAGCCAGTACATGCAACTGGGCGCACGGCTCTCGTTCCTGTGGGGGCTCCCGCTGCTCGAGCCGCACTACGCGACGATCCTCGAACTGATCATCACGCACACGGCGTACGGGATCCCGATCGTGACGCTGCTGTTCCGCTCGCAGTACAAGACGATGTCCGAGGAGATGATCGAGGCCGCGAGGCTCGACGGCGCGTCGGTCTGGCGGGTCTACCGACGGATCGTCCTGCCGCTGTCGATACCGATGTTCGCGGTCGTGTTCATCTTCCAGTTCACCCAGATCTGGAACGAGTTCCTGTTCTCGCTGACGATCATCGGGAGCACCAACAACCCGGCCGCGTCCGCGACCCTCATTCTGTCCGGGCTCGGCCAGTCGATGGAGGGAACGGACTACCCGCTCCGAATGGCGGGCGCGTTCATCACGGCGCTTCCGACGCTGCTCGTCTACGTGCTGTTCGCCGACAAGTTCGCGGAGGGAGTACAGACATGA
- a CDS encoding carbohydrate ABC transporter permease — MKRFFELLRSVRRKRRVRTDGGTAEERSTLRRWLDSDIVQSSPFWLPPFLLMGFFVYAAIGWNLLLSLTEYSGFGDPDYGNLSLQNYWAMLDDPGMWSATWNTFVLLIGFTIVCLIVGLLLALLLDREIRFGRSFRTIYLLPFALSFIVTAQFWRWMYNVNNGIINQFIGLFGLGPYNWLGSPNLVLGAVIFALVWQFSGYTMIIYLAALRSIPNDQYEAARVDGASTVRMYWRVIVPQLRPATVSASVVLVLFALKAFDFLYATFDGYRPRRGADILATKMVRESFGRSEWAYGSSIAIMLFAVSLAVIAPYLYNQYKRGNL, encoded by the coding sequence ATGAAACGTTTTTTCGAATTACTGCGTAGCGTTCGGCGTAAGCGACGCGTCAGGACGGACGGGGGGACCGCCGAGGAGCGCTCGACGCTCCGCCGCTGGCTCGACAGCGATATCGTGCAGTCGTCGCCGTTCTGGCTGCCGCCGTTCCTGTTGATGGGCTTTTTCGTCTACGCCGCGATCGGCTGGAACCTCCTGCTCTCGCTGACGGAGTACTCGGGATTCGGAGATCCGGACTACGGCAATCTGAGTCTCCAGAACTACTGGGCGATGTTGGACGATCCGGGGATGTGGTCGGCGACGTGGAACACGTTCGTTCTACTCATCGGATTTACGATCGTCTGTCTGATCGTCGGTCTCCTGTTAGCGCTGCTGCTCGACCGTGAGATTCGGTTCGGCAGGTCGTTTCGGACGATCTACCTCCTCCCGTTCGCCCTCTCGTTCATCGTCACGGCGCAGTTCTGGCGGTGGATGTACAACGTGAACAACGGCATCATCAACCAATTCATCGGGCTCTTCGGTCTCGGACCCTACAACTGGCTGGGGAGTCCCAACCTCGTGTTAGGGGCGGTGATCTTCGCGCTCGTCTGGCAGTTCAGCGGGTACACGATGATTATCTACCTCGCCGCGCTCCGGTCGATTCCGAACGACCAGTACGAGGCCGCACGAGTCGACGGTGCGAGCACGGTTCGGATGTATTGGCGCGTGATCGTTCCGCAGTTGCGGCCGGCGACGGTCAGCGCGTCCGTCGTCCTCGTGCTGTTCGCGCTGAAGGCCTTCGACTTCCTGTACGCGACCTTCGACGGCTACCGACCCCGCCGCGGGGCCGACATCCTGGCGACCAAAATGGTCCGCGAGTCGTTCGGCCGATCCGAGTGGGCGTACGGGTCGTCGATCGCGATCATGCTGTTCGCGGTGTCGCTGGCGGTCATCGCGCCGTATCTGTACAACCAATACAAGCGAGGGAACCTATGA
- a CDS encoding ABC transporter substrate-binding protein: MLKGAGAAGLAGLAGCTGGGGSDTLELLHGWTSGDGAEAADALFSAFEDEHSDIDYNENPIGGGGNTTLDQTVSNRLQGGDPPSSFAGWPGANLEQYGDAVGDIESEVWDEAGLKDTHVEEAIELCRHNDGFSAVPLGSHRLNDLFYNVEVLESAGVDPESIDSADAFIDALDAVESETDATPFGFSLATWCILQTWAQTMLGEHGYEAYMNFIEGNGDESAVRDTFEKLEQLLGYINNDAASVDFTEVNQDLMGGNVAFVHQGNWAAGAYIADDRDLTYGEDWDAIRYPGTEDYYTLHIDSFIYPSDNPTPDDTATWLQFVGSETAQVAYNQYKGSIPTIPDAATDEFNPYLTETIEDFNNVSEKPPTLAHGLAVDTNTQADLEEVLNNNFADPYDVDGATSGFMDDI; the protein is encoded by the coding sequence GTGCTGAAAGGGGCAGGTGCAGCTGGACTCGCCGGACTCGCAGGATGTACGGGCGGTGGGGGAAGCGATACGCTCGAGCTCCTCCACGGCTGGACCAGCGGCGACGGTGCCGAGGCCGCCGACGCGCTCTTCTCGGCGTTCGAGGACGAGCACTCGGACATCGACTACAACGAGAACCCGATCGGTGGCGGTGGAAACACGACGCTCGACCAGACGGTCTCCAACCGCCTCCAAGGCGGCGACCCGCCGAGTTCGTTCGCCGGCTGGCCGGGTGCGAACCTGGAGCAGTACGGGGACGCCGTCGGCGACATCGAGTCGGAGGTCTGGGACGAGGCCGGCCTGAAGGACACCCACGTCGAGGAAGCGATCGAACTCTGCCGGCACAACGACGGCTTCTCGGCGGTCCCGCTCGGCTCTCACCGCCTGAACGACCTCTTCTACAACGTCGAGGTCCTCGAGAGCGCCGGCGTCGATCCGGAGTCGATCGACAGCGCCGACGCCTTCATCGACGCGCTCGACGCCGTCGAATCGGAGACCGACGCGACGCCGTTCGGGTTCTCGCTCGCGACGTGGTGTATCCTCCAGACGTGGGCGCAGACGATGCTCGGCGAACACGGCTACGAGGCCTACATGAACTTCATCGAGGGCAACGGCGACGAGAGCGCCGTCCGCGACACTTTCGAGAAGCTCGAGCAGCTCCTCGGCTACATCAACAACGACGCGGCCTCCGTCGACTTCACCGAAGTCAATCAGGACCTCATGGGCGGCAACGTCGCGTTCGTCCACCAGGGCAACTGGGCCGCCGGCGCGTACATCGCGGATGACAGGGATCTCACGTACGGCGAAGATTGGGATGCGATCCGGTACCCCGGTACGGAGGATTACTACACCCTCCACATCGACTCGTTTATCTACCCGAGCGACAATCCGACGCCCGACGACACCGCGACCTGGTTACAGTTCGTCGGCTCCGAAACGGCGCAAGTCGCGTACAACCAGTACAAGGGGTCGATCCCGACGATACCGGACGCGGCTACCGACGAGTTCAACCCTTACCTCACGGAGACGATCGAGGACTTCAATAACGTCTCGGAGAAGCCGCCGACGCTCGCACACGGCCTCGCCGTTGACACGAACACGCAGGCCGACCTCGAGGAGGTCCTCAACAACAACTTCGCGGACCCCTACGACGTCGACGGTGCGACGAGCGGGTTCATGGACGACATCTAA
- a CDS encoding class II fumarate hydratase, protein MSEDYRVERDSLGEMQVPADAYWGAQTQRAIQNFPISGITFSRRFIRGLGVVKKAAAQANRDLGLVDDDVAEAIIEAADEVIAGEHDDQFPVDIFQTGSGTSSNMNANEVIANRAAELMGSEIGDRLVHPNDHVNYGQSSNDVIPTAMHVASLEAVEKDVIPALDTLREALEEKEEEFDDVVKTGRTHLQDATPVTLGQEFSGYRTQVEKGLARVDQVRDHLGELALGGTATGTGLNTHEEFPGRAAEYITKETGVQFREADNHFEAQAAHDAMSEAHGALRTVAGSLNKIANDLRLLASGPRNGLGEVEQPENQPGSSIMPGKINPVVAEAVNQVHKQVVGNDAAVSAGAAEGQIDLNLYKPVLAHNFLESAELISNASQVFGERFVRKLEANEEYCEERVEQSMAMATSLNVHIGYDKASEVAKAALKEDKTVREVVLEKGYLDEEEADEVLDPRKMAERGILGQDD, encoded by the coding sequence ATGAGCGAGGATTACAGAGTCGAACGCGACAGCCTCGGCGAAATGCAGGTTCCCGCGGACGCCTACTGGGGCGCACAGACCCAGCGCGCGATCCAGAACTTCCCCATTTCGGGAATCACGTTCAGCCGTCGGTTCATCCGCGGGCTCGGCGTCGTCAAGAAGGCCGCCGCACAGGCCAACCGCGATCTCGGTCTGGTCGACGACGACGTCGCCGAGGCGATCATCGAGGCCGCCGACGAGGTCATCGCCGGCGAGCACGACGACCAGTTCCCGGTCGACATCTTCCAGACCGGCTCGGGGACGTCCTCGAACATGAACGCCAACGAGGTCATCGCCAACCGCGCCGCCGAACTCATGGGCAGCGAAATCGGCGACCGCCTCGTCCACCCCAACGACCACGTCAACTACGGCCAGTCGAGCAACGACGTCATCCCGACCGCGATGCACGTCGCCTCGCTCGAGGCCGTCGAGAAGGACGTCATTCCGGCACTCGATACCCTCCGCGAAGCGCTCGAAGAGAAAGAAGAGGAGTTCGACGACGTCGTCAAGACCGGCCGAACGCACCTGCAGGACGCGACGCCGGTCACGCTGGGTCAGGAGTTCAGCGGGTATCGCACGCAGGTCGAGAAGGGACTGGCCCGCGTCGACCAAGTTCGCGATCACCTCGGCGAACTCGCGCTCGGCGGCACCGCAACGGGGACCGGCCTGAACACCCACGAGGAGTTCCCCGGCCGCGCCGCGGAGTACATCACGAAGGAGACCGGCGTCCAGTTCCGCGAGGCCGACAACCACTTCGAAGCCCAGGCCGCCCACGACGCGATGAGCGAGGCCCACGGCGCACTCCGGACCGTCGCCGGCTCGCTGAACAAGATCGCCAACGACCTCCGGTTGCTCGCCTCGGGCCCGCGCAACGGACTCGGCGAGGTCGAACAGCCCGAGAACCAGCCCGGCTCCTCGATCATGCCCGGCAAGATCAACCCCGTCGTCGCCGAGGCCGTCAATCAGGTCCACAAGCAGGTCGTCGGCAACGACGCCGCCGTCTCCGCCGGCGCCGCGGAGGGCCAGATCGACCTGAACCTCTACAAGCCCGTGCTCGCCCACAACTTCCTCGAGTCGGCCGAGCTCATCTCGAACGCGAGTCAGGTCTTCGGCGAGCGGTTCGTCCGGAAACTCGAGGCCAACGAGGAGTACTGCGAGGAGCGCGTCGAGCAGTCGATGGCGATGGCCACCTCGCTGAACGTCCACATCGGCTACGACAAGGCCAGCGAGGTCGCCAAGGCCGCCCTCAAAGAGGACAAGACCGTCCGCGAAGTCGTCCTCGAGAAGGGCTACCTCGACGAGGAGGAGGCCGACGAGGTGCTCGATCCCCGGAAGATGGCCGAGCGCGGCATCCTCGGGCAGGACGACTGA
- a CDS encoding HVO_2901 family zinc finger protein — MHTCRNCNQSFQTELALELHRDTCKNGQLLCQVCGERFQEGTATEDGWHYECPNEDCEGDGLQEDLYRVGDVRTATQ; from the coding sequence ATGCACACCTGTCGCAACTGCAACCAGTCGTTCCAGACCGAACTTGCCCTCGAGTTACACCGGGATACGTGTAAAAACGGACAACTCCTCTGTCAGGTATGCGGGGAGCGATTCCAGGAGGGCACTGCGACGGAAGACGGCTGGCACTACGAGTGTCCGAACGAGGACTGCGAGGGAGACGGACTACAGGAGGACCTCTATCGCGTCGGGGATGTCCGAACGGCGACGCAGTAA
- a CDS encoding PH domain-containing protein, which produces MERLTPRVRVVWIALAIVRAVIFGGLLVGAAIALTRTDFWDSAPSILVPAAVAIAVVLAVVRVLVAWRRYGVWRFELRDDDLYIERGVFTRVKTVAPYVRVQHVDSRRSPLERTTGLATVVVYTAGSRSSDVAIPGLTPARAEEVQESLRRLAIESAGEDAV; this is translated from the coding sequence ATGGAACGGCTCACTCCGCGAGTGCGAGTCGTCTGGATCGCCCTCGCGATCGTTCGAGCCGTGATTTTCGGTGGCCTCCTCGTGGGCGCAGCGATCGCCCTCACGCGGACCGATTTCTGGGACAGCGCGCCGTCGATCCTCGTGCCCGCCGCCGTCGCGATCGCCGTCGTCCTCGCCGTGGTGCGCGTGCTCGTGGCGTGGCGACGCTACGGCGTCTGGCGGTTCGAACTCCGGGACGACGACCTCTACATCGAACGCGGCGTCTTCACCCGAGTCAAGACCGTCGCCCCCTACGTCCGCGTCCAGCACGTCGACTCCCGGCGGTCGCCGCTCGAGCGAACCACGGGTCTCGCGACCGTCGTGGTCTACACGGCCGGTTCACGGAGTTCGGACGTCGCGATCCCCGGGCTGACGCCGGCTCGCGCCGAGGAAGTACAGGAATCGCTTCGCCGACTCGCGATCGAGAGCGCGGGTGAGGACGCCGTATGA